A single genomic interval of Spirosoma taeanense harbors:
- a CDS encoding DUF6883 domain-containing protein has product MSLILPPPYHIAETKLTKYLLVSLPKNDKSNYLTGAGYSLANLSKLSQDLIALVQHTEAVLERTSRYGMSYSVTGQLISPSRRPIWVKTIWMRDADEEITKFITLYPPN; this is encoded by the coding sequence GTGAGCCTGATTCTGCCACCTCCGTATCATATCGCAGAAACCAAGTTAACGAAGTACCTGCTTGTTTCGCTGCCAAAGAATGATAAGTCGAACTACTTAACCGGGGCCGGTTATTCTCTAGCAAACTTGTCCAAGTTAAGTCAAGACCTAATAGCACTTGTTCAGCATACGGAAGCTGTTTTGGAGCGAACCAGTCGTTATGGTATGTCTTACAGCGTAACGGGTCAGCTGATCAGTCCAAGTAGACGGCCCATCTGGGTGAAAACGATCTGGATGAGAGATGCAGATGAGGAAATAACTAAATTTATAACGTTATATCCTCCAAACTGA
- a CDS encoding DUF4926 domain-containing protein, which translates to MKWPLYKQVALLKDFPGEGLKKGDVVTTVEFLEGRRDLPNAYFVEAFNAVGKTIAVFIVEEDALEALTEHDILSKRSLEIV; encoded by the coding sequence ATGAAATGGCCGCTGTATAAACAAGTTGCTCTCCTGAAAGACTTTCCTGGAGAAGGGCTGAAAAAGGGCGACGTTGTTACTACTGTTGAATTTTTAGAAGGGCGTCGGGACCTGCCAAACGCTTATTTCGTAGAAGCGTTCAATGCAGTCGGCAAGACCATTGCAGTATTTATTGTCGAGGAGGACGCGCTGGAAGCGCTTACTGAACACGATATACTGTCGAAGCGAAGTTTAGAGATTGTTTAG
- a CDS encoding glutamate synthase subunit beta: MGKPTGFLEFTRELPKKRDPQQRIHDYKEIEMPFSEQDSQRQAARCMDCGTPFCHSGCPLGNIIPEFNDAVYEQNWGYAYEILSTTNNFPEFTGRICPAPCEASCVLGINKPPVAIEFIEKSIAEVAFEKGYVTPKPPKVRTGKRVAVVGSGPAGLAAAAQLNKAGHTVTVFERADQIGGLLRYGIPDFKLEKWTIDRRLAVMEAEGITFKTGVNVGVDLTAKDLLDQFDLVMLTGGSTVPRDLPIPGRNLKGVYPAMEFLSQQNKRVAERPVQVNHRGVPYSDGELWATGKNVVVIGGGDTGSDCVGTSNRHGATSVTQIELMPMPPKDRATNTPWPNWPMMLRTSTSHEEGCERHWSINTKEFIGDENGNLKALRIVDLTWENRDGRMQMVELPGSEREIPCELALLAAGFLHPEHNGLLDDLGLEYDERGNVKATNYQTTTNPNVFTAGDMRRGQSLVVWAISEGREAARAADCYLMGETMLEAKAVSLLETA, encoded by the coding sequence ATGGGAAAACCAACCGGATTTTTAGAATTCACGCGCGAACTGCCCAAGAAGCGCGACCCGCAGCAGCGGATTCATGATTACAAGGAAATTGAAATGCCGTTTTCCGAGCAGGATTCGCAGCGGCAGGCAGCCCGTTGTATGGACTGCGGCACGCCGTTCTGTCACAGTGGCTGCCCACTCGGAAACATCATTCCGGAGTTTAACGACGCGGTTTATGAGCAGAACTGGGGCTATGCCTACGAGATTCTGAGCACGACCAATAATTTCCCGGAGTTTACGGGCCGTATCTGCCCCGCCCCCTGCGAAGCTTCCTGCGTACTGGGCATCAACAAGCCGCCCGTAGCGATTGAATTTATTGAGAAATCGATTGCTGAGGTTGCCTTCGAGAAGGGTTATGTTACGCCAAAACCACCCAAGGTTCGGACTGGCAAGCGCGTAGCCGTCGTAGGTTCAGGGCCGGCAGGTCTGGCGGCAGCGGCTCAACTTAATAAAGCGGGCCATACCGTAACGGTGTTCGAGCGGGCCGATCAGATTGGCGGCTTGCTGCGGTACGGTATCCCTGATTTTAAACTGGAAAAGTGGACGATTGATCGTCGGCTGGCCGTCATGGAAGCGGAGGGCATTACATTCAAAACCGGCGTAAACGTTGGCGTCGATCTGACGGCTAAAGATTTGCTGGATCAGTTTGACCTGGTTATGCTCACGGGTGGTTCGACCGTTCCGCGCGACCTGCCTATTCCGGGACGAAACCTGAAAGGCGTTTACCCCGCCATGGAATTCCTTAGCCAGCAGAATAAGCGGGTGGCTGAGCGTCCGGTACAGGTCAATCACCGGGGTGTTCCCTACAGTGACGGTGAACTGTGGGCGACCGGTAAAAATGTCGTTGTGATTGGTGGGGGTGATACCGGCTCCGATTGCGTAGGTACGTCGAACCGCCACGGAGCTACGAGCGTAACGCAGATTGAACTGATGCCCATGCCGCCGAAAGATCGCGCAACCAATACGCCCTGGCCAAACTGGCCCATGATGCTGCGCACCAGCACCTCCCACGAGGAAGGTTGCGAGCGGCACTGGTCTATCAATACCAAAGAGTTTATCGGCGACGAGAACGGTAACCTGAAAGCCCTGCGAATCGTAGACCTGACTTGGGAAAACCGCGACGGTCGGATGCAGATGGTTGAACTGCCCGGCTCGGAGCGCGAAATTCCGTGTGAGCTGGCTCTGCTGGCCGCTGGTTTTCTGCACCCTGAACACAATGGGCTGCTGGACGACCTCGGACTGGAGTATGACGAGCGCGGTAACGTAAAGGCGACGAACTACCAGACAACCACTAACCCGAACGTCTTTACGGCCGGTGATATGCGCCGGGGACAATCGCTGGTGGTGTGGGCTATTTCGGAAGGTCGCGAAGCCGCCCGGGCCGCCGACTGTTACCTCATGGGTGAGACGATGCTCGAAGCCAAAGCCGTTTCATTGCTGGAAACCGCTTAA